A stretch of Cucumis sativus cultivar 9930 chromosome 2, Cucumber_9930_V3, whole genome shotgun sequence DNA encodes these proteins:
- the LOC101211589 gene encoding acid phosphatase 1, producing the protein MASPTSILSFLLLLPLTAAVSSTQVIKMYPKQHVVGAEPKCESWKFSIEVNNAGSWKSIPPTCIDFVKDYFNSGRYLADSRSVAAFSLNFARSVKVSEGDAWIFDVDETLLSNLPFYKDHEFGLQPYNDTSFFEWVKKGSAPALPASLTVYNWLKKLGFKIFILTGRDESLRAVTEQNLIDAGYSGWEKLILRGPNDDKKNIEYKSEKRAELVNQGYTIQGSSGDQWSDLMGFALAKRSFKLPNPIYYFP; encoded by the exons ATGGCTTCTCCGACTtcaattctctcttttcttcttctgcttccTCTCACCGCCGCCGTCTCCTCTACCCAAGTCATCAAAATGTATCCCAAACAACACGTCGTCGGGGCGGAACCCAAATGTGAGAGCTGGAAATTCTCCATCGAAGTCAACAACGCAGGATCCTGGAAGTCTATTCCTCCAACTtgtattgattttgtaaaggACTACTTCAACAGTGGCCGCTATCTTGCCGACTCTCGGTCTGTCGCAGCCTTCTCCTTGAACTTCGCTAGATCAGTCAAGGTTAGTGAGGGCGACGCTTGGATTTTCGACGTTGACGAGACACTGCTTTCAAATTTGCCATTTTACAAAGATCACGAGTTTGG gtTGCAACCCTACAATGACACTTCGTTCTTTGAGTGGGTGAAGAAGGGGTCAGCTCCTGCATTACCAGCTAGTTTGACGGTATACAATTGGCTGAAAAAGCttggatttaagatttttattttaactggGCGAGATGAATCTCTTAGAGCTGTCACAGAACAAAACCTGATCGATGCTGGGTATTCTGGTTGGGAGAAACTTATTCTCAG GGGACCTAATGAcgacaagaaaaatattgaatacaAATCAGAAAAGAGAGCTGAATTAGTGAATCAAGGTTACACAATCCAAGGGAGCTCTGGAGATCAATGGAGTGATTTGATGGGATTTGCTCTAGCAAAACGATCATTCAAGCTTCCAAATCCAATTTACTACTTCCCTTAG
- the LOC101219082 gene encoding uncharacterized protein LOC101219082, producing the protein MDPCPFVRLMVDSLALNLPQATRPAGAAVHPSATPCFCKISIKNFPSQTALLPLSSVSGDSPPDSAASSAGFHLDPSSLRRLSGKPVVMCLSVFAGRMGHTCGVNSGKLLGRVRITVSIDGAESKPKVFQNGWVKLGKGEDKISARLHLVVRSEPDPRFVFQFGSEPECSPVVFQIQGNIRQPVFSCKFSADRNSRTRSLPSDFSFNSTKGKWMRTFSGEREKPGRERKGWMIMVYDLSGSPVAAASMITPFVPSPGTDRVSRSNPGAWLILRPHGFSVSSWKPWGRLEAWRERGPIDGLGYKFELVADTGLATGIPIAEATMSVKKGGQFCIDRKTVRDLTINSKSTVKGSFVMASSVEGEGKVSKPIVQVGVQHVTCMADAALFVALSAAIDLSMDACRHFTQKLRRELCHDEHDSSFL; encoded by the exons ATGGATCCATGTCCTTTCGTCCGCCTTATGGTAGACTCCCTCGCTCTCAACCTCCCTCAAGCCACTCGACCGGCCGGCGCCGCCGTTCACCCATCCGCCACCCCTTGCTTCTGTAAGATCTCCATCAAGAATTTCCCTTCCCAGACCGCGCTTCTTCCTCTTTCGTCTGTCTCCGGCGACTCTCCCCCCGACTCCGCCGCGTCCTCCGCCGGATTCCACCTCGACCCCTCGTCTCTCCGACGGCTTTCCGGTAAGCCAGTGGTGATGTGTTTGTCGGTTTTCGCCGGGCGGATGGGGCACACGTGTGGGGTTAATTCCGGCAAGTTGTTGGGCCGGGTTCGAATAACCGTCTCGATCGACGGAGCTGAGAGTAAACCGAAAGTGTTCCAGAACGGGTGGGTGAAATTAGGGAAAGGTGAGGATAAAATCTCGGCTCGTCTTCATTTGGTTGTCCGGTCTGAACCGGATCCTCGATTTGTTTTCCAATTCGGCAGCGAACCGGAATGTAGCCCCGTTGTTTTCCAGATCCAAGGCAATATTCGACAGCCGGTTTTCAGTTGCAAGTTCAGTGCCGATCGGAACTCGAGAACCCG ATCACTGCCATCGGATTTCAGCTTCAACAGCACCAAAGGGAAATGGATGAGAACTTTCTCAGGTGAGAGAGAGAAGCCagggagagaaagaaagggtTGGATGATCATGGTTTACGACCTCTCCGGCTCCCCAGTAGCCGCTGCCTCCATGATCACTCCATTCGTCCCTTCCCCAGGCACCGATCGTGTCTCCCGCTCCAATCCTGGCGCCTGGCTCATCCTCCGTCCCCACGGTTTCTCCGTAAGTAGTTGGAAGCCATGGGGCCGCCTCGAAGCATGGCGTGAGCGAGGACCGATAGATGGCCTAGGTTACAAATTCGAACTCGTCGCCGACACTGGACTAGCTACTGGCATTCCCATTGCAGAAGCCACTATGAGTGTAAAGAAAGGTGGCCAGTTTTGCATTGATCGTAAAACCGTGAGGGATTTAACTATAAACTCGAAATCTACTGTTAAGG GTAGCTTTGTAATGGCGTCGAGTGTGGAAGGAGAAGGGAAGGTGAGTAAGCCCATCGTACAAGTTGGAGTTCAACACGTGACGTGCATGGCGGATGCTGCTTTATTTGTGGCACTTTCTGCAGCAATTGATCTAAGCATGGATGCTTGTAGACATTTTACACAAAAGCTAAGGAGAGAGCTTTGTCACGACGAACACGATTCTAGTTTTCTCTAA